The following proteins are encoded in a genomic region of Pseudocalidococcus azoricus BACA0444:
- a CDS encoding S49 family peptidase produces MSKSGDPLPPFWPTTLRQMSSIFFGTFSLFMSLAVIGAGLTVLIVILGLILGGDQAKDSDPYEFISGTESSQQRILKININGPILGSPTEGNDPFNFGSLMGITYGYDIQADLKKAADDKTIKAVFLEITTPGGTIFGSQAIYDGIKAYQEKTGHPVYAFVEGLSASGGVWAMVGADKIYADYGSYVGSIGILGPNLTYYNQPTAINEGLLGGGVTTTGGIESVTISGGRGKDLGNPFRRPTPEELQQLQAGVDQEYSNFVNHVAQARQIKPETLRTKMGAMIFGNQQAQAYGLIDGTRNRPQTLEALAKAANIQGDYALVRIRPDRQSLLSQLLESSQTSIKEQQAWLNAQTCTLTQYRALAYYGNLHQHCQTLPPAQP; encoded by the coding sequence ATGAGTAAGTCTGGCGACCCATTACCCCCCTTTTGGCCAACTACCCTCCGACAAATGAGCAGTATCTTCTTTGGCACCTTCAGCTTGTTTATGAGCTTGGCGGTGATTGGCGCAGGTTTAACGGTCTTGATTGTGATTTTAGGCTTGATACTCGGGGGCGACCAGGCCAAGGACAGCGATCCCTATGAATTCATTTCCGGCACAGAAAGCAGTCAGCAGCGAATTTTAAAAATTAATATCAACGGCCCCATCCTCGGTAGCCCAACGGAGGGGAATGATCCCTTTAACTTTGGCAGCTTGATGGGGATTACCTATGGCTATGACATTCAGGCAGACCTCAAAAAAGCCGCTGATGACAAAACCATTAAGGCCGTCTTCCTGGAAATCACTACCCCCGGCGGCACCATCTTTGGCTCCCAGGCCATCTATGACGGCATCAAAGCCTATCAGGAAAAAACAGGTCATCCAGTCTATGCCTTTGTTGAGGGACTGTCAGCCTCTGGGGGCGTCTGGGCCATGGTGGGGGCCGATAAAATTTATGCCGACTATGGCAGCTATGTGGGCAGTATTGGTATCTTGGGGCCAAATCTTACCTACTACAATCAACCGACAGCGATTAACGAGGGCTTACTTGGCGGGGGCGTGACCACCACGGGCGGCATTGAATCAGTCACGATTTCCGGGGGACGGGGCAAAGATCTCGGCAATCCCTTTCGGCGGCCAACTCCGGAAGAACTGCAACAACTCCAGGCCGGTGTGGATCAGGAATACAGCAATTTTGTCAACCATGTCGCCCAGGCCCGGCAGATTAAACCGGAAACCCTCCGCACCAAAATGGGGGCGATGATCTTTGGCAATCAGCAGGCCCAAGCCTATGGCTTAATTGATGGCACCCGTAACCGCCCCCAAACCCTAGAAGCCCTGGCTAAAGCTGCCAATATTCAAGGTGACTATGCCCTCGTGCGGATTCGCCCGGATCGTCAATCCCTCCTGAGTCAACTTTTAGAAAGCAGCCAAACCTCCATCAAGGAACAACAGGCCTGGTTAAATGCCCAAACTTGCACCCTGACCCAATATCGGGCGCTCGCCTACTACGGAAACCTTCATCAACACTGCCAAACCCTACCCCCAGCCCAGCCCTAG
- a CDS encoding AI-2E family transporter encodes MAQSHGFNWWQQLSLPTRLLIIGLTGPIITLNFWAFASISSYFGTLVGVLVLASLLAFILNYPVTWIESQGNLRGPAAIVVFLLTLLILAGLGVTLVPVVLNQAQQLVVRLPEWVGSGQQRLLEFGQWLDTLNLPITVDVDALANQLLERLKEQLQAVAREALNLLLGTVSSVVDVVINVILTTVLTFYLLQHGDELWDSLVTWLPSPMRGRTSQTIRSSFQNYFIGQLILGTCMGVGLVSIFLFLKVPFGLLFGITIGIMALVPFGGTVGIIAVTLLVTLQDAWLGLRVLAGSFILQQILENLIAPRIIGSVTGLNPVWVFLAILAGAKVGGLLGVVVAVPIAVVIKTALISLRSRWDEPLAAPESLTPTEADPIGREGLSPLS; translated from the coding sequence ATGGCCCAGTCCCACGGCTTTAATTGGTGGCAGCAGCTATCGTTACCAACGCGTCTGTTAATTATTGGTTTAACCGGGCCGATCATTACCCTGAATTTTTGGGCCTTTGCTTCAATTTCCAGTTACTTTGGCACCTTGGTCGGTGTTCTCGTCCTCGCCTCGCTCCTGGCCTTTATTCTGAATTACCCAGTCACCTGGATTGAATCCCAAGGGAATTTACGGGGGCCAGCCGCCATTGTTGTTTTTCTCTTGACTTTGTTAATTCTGGCTGGCCTGGGTGTGACCTTAGTGCCGGTGGTCTTGAACCAGGCCCAGCAATTGGTTGTCCGCTTACCGGAGTGGGTCGGTTCAGGGCAGCAGCGGCTCTTAGAGTTTGGTCAGTGGTTGGATACCTTAAATTTACCGATCACTGTCGATGTGGATGCCCTTGCCAATCAACTTCTGGAGCGCCTCAAAGAACAACTCCAGGCCGTAGCTCGGGAAGCCCTCAATCTCCTCCTCGGAACCGTCAGCAGTGTGGTTGATGTAGTTATTAACGTGATTCTAACTACTGTTTTGACCTTCTATCTCCTTCAGCATGGGGATGAACTCTGGGATAGTCTCGTTACTTGGCTTCCTAGTCCCATGCGTGGGCGCACCTCCCAAACTATTCGCAGTAGTTTTCAAAATTACTTTATCGGGCAACTGATTCTGGGGACGTGCATGGGGGTGGGCCTGGTGAGTATTTTCCTATTTCTGAAGGTTCCCTTTGGCCTCCTCTTTGGGATCACGATTGGGATCATGGCTCTGGTTCCCTTTGGCGGCACGGTGGGAATTATTGCTGTGACCTTACTCGTGACTTTACAGGATGCTTGGCTGGGGCTACGGGTCTTGGCGGGGTCGTTTATCTTGCAGCAGATTTTAGAAAACCTCATTGCCCCCCGGATTATTGGCAGTGTCACCGGTCTGAATCCAGTCTGGGTGTTTCTGGCGATCTTAGCTGGGGCCAAGGTGGGCGGCCTGTTGGGAGTGGTGGTGGCTGTGCCGATTGCCGTAGTCATTAAAACCGCCCTGATCAGTCTGCGCTCCCGTTGGGATGAACCCTTAGCGGCCCCCGAAAGTCTAACCCCCACTGAGGCAGACCCCATCGGCCGTGAGGGATTATCCCCGCTATCTTAG
- the serA gene encoding phosphoglycerate dehydrogenase — MPKVLVSDPIEQVGLDLLAQVAQVDVQTNLSPAELVAIIPGYDALMIRSGTRVTAEVIAAANQLKIIGRAGVGVDNVDVPAATRKGIVVVNSPEGNTIAAAEHTLAMMLSLARHIPDANVSLKSGAWERKPFTGVEVYKKALGVIGLGKIGSHVATVARALGMRILAYDPYLSIERAEQLGCRLVELDVLFSESDFITLHLPKTPETQHLINAAALAKMKPTCRIINCARGGIIDEAALAAALKAGKLGGAALDVFETEPLRESPLKDLGLETILTPHLGASTEEAQANVAIDVAEQIRDVLLGLPARSAVNIPGLRPDVLEKLTPYMQLAETLGNLVGQLAGGRVESLEVRLQGELATNDSQPIVIAALKGLLSPALRERVNYVNAGLEAKERGIRVVETRDSDERDYTGSLQLIAKGPLETRSVTGALLGADELRITSIDDFPINVPPTRYMLLTVHRDMPGIIGKIGSLLGSFNVNIASMQVGRKLVRGDAVMVLSIDDPLPEGLLTEITKVSGIRDAYIVNL; from the coding sequence ATGCCAAAGGTTCTTGTTTCCGATCCGATTGAACAGGTGGGTTTAGATTTGTTGGCGCAAGTGGCCCAGGTGGATGTCCAAACGAATTTATCTCCAGCGGAATTAGTGGCAATTATTCCTGGCTATGATGCCTTGATGATCCGCTCTGGAACCAGGGTCACGGCGGAAGTGATCGCGGCGGCCAATCAACTCAAAATTATTGGTCGGGCCGGTGTGGGGGTGGATAATGTGGATGTCCCGGCGGCGACGCGCAAAGGCATTGTCGTGGTTAACTCCCCAGAAGGCAATACAATTGCAGCGGCGGAACATACCCTGGCGATGATGCTGTCCCTAGCCCGTCACATTCCCGATGCCAATGTCTCTTTGAAAAGCGGGGCCTGGGAGCGCAAACCATTTACCGGCGTTGAAGTGTATAAGAAAGCTCTAGGGGTGATTGGCTTGGGGAAAATTGGCTCCCATGTAGCAACGGTAGCGCGGGCGTTGGGAATGCGGATTTTAGCTTACGATCCCTATCTTTCGATTGAGCGGGCAGAGCAGTTGGGCTGTCGGTTGGTGGAGTTGGATGTGTTGTTCTCAGAATCTGACTTTATTACGCTCCATTTACCGAAAACCCCGGAAACCCAGCATTTAATTAATGCCGCAGCCTTAGCCAAGATGAAGCCCACTTGCCGGATTATTAACTGCGCCCGGGGTGGGATTATTGATGAGGCGGCCTTGGCGGCTGCCTTAAAAGCGGGAAAATTAGGCGGGGCGGCCCTGGATGTGTTTGAAACGGAACCCCTGAGGGAATCCCCCTTGAAAGACCTGGGCCTGGAGACCATTTTGACCCCCCACCTCGGAGCCTCCACCGAAGAAGCCCAGGCCAATGTGGCGATTGATGTAGCGGAACAAATTCGGGATGTCCTGCTGGGTTTGCCGGCCCGGTCGGCGGTGAATATTCCGGGATTGCGCCCAGATGTGCTGGAAAAGCTCACCCCCTATATGCAACTGGCGGAAACCCTGGGGAATTTGGTTGGGCAGTTGGCCGGTGGGCGGGTGGAGTCCCTCGAAGTTCGGTTACAGGGTGAATTAGCCACTAACGATAGTCAACCGATTGTAATTGCTGCTTTGAAAGGATTGCTCTCTCCAGCCCTACGGGAGCGGGTGAATTATGTCAATGCTGGCCTGGAAGCCAAGGAGCGGGGTATCCGGGTGGTGGAAACACGGGATTCTGATGAACGGGACTACACAGGCTCATTGCAGTTAATTGCCAAGGGGCCCTTGGAAACTCGCTCTGTTACGGGGGCCTTGTTGGGGGCCGATGAGTTACGGATCACCAGTATTGATGATTTTCCGATTAATGTGCCGCCGACTCGTTATATGTTGCTGACCGTACATCGGGATATGCCGGGGATTATCGGTAAAATTGGCTCACTTTTGGGGAGTTTTAATGTCAACATTGCCAGTATGCAGGTGGGGCGGAAACTGGTGCGGGGCGATGCGGTGATGGTGCTCAGTATTGATGACCCCTTACCGGAGGGCCTGCTGACGGAAATTACTAAGGTCTCTGGGATTCGGGATGCCTATATCGTTAATTTATAA
- the prmA gene encoding 50S ribosomal protein L11 methyltransferase, whose translation MISRWWEVKVTVPPVNSEQRELAEETIYWRLQTFGCQGMATEYQASTGLTIRAYLPHHQASLLDISALGVWVQQDVMGLNQAPPRLQWQLVDEEDWAHSWQQYWHPQEIGEKFLVCPAWLTTPPLHERFLILLDPGMAFGTGTHQTTQLCLEALEMQLDDTFEPLGALTLADVGCGSGILSVAALLLGAEFVYALDLDPLAVQASQENFTLNHLKPEQWSVAEGSIETIPQPVDGLICNILADVIISLVPKLNGVTKPGAWGIFSGLLLSQAPEVTTALEGIGWTVTSVWRRDDWCCLNALRAIEMG comes from the coding sequence GTGATTAGTCGCTGGTGGGAAGTTAAGGTCACAGTGCCGCCAGTTAACTCGGAACAACGGGAACTTGCGGAAGAAACCATCTATTGGCGACTGCAAACCTTTGGCTGCCAGGGCATGGCCACAGAATACCAGGCCAGTACCGGCTTAACTATTCGGGCCTATTTGCCCCATCACCAGGCCAGTTTGTTGGATATTTCGGCCTTAGGGGTTTGGGTGCAACAGGATGTGATGGGGTTAAACCAGGCCCCGCCGCGGTTGCAATGGCAGTTGGTGGATGAAGAAGACTGGGCCCACAGTTGGCAACAATATTGGCATCCTCAGGAAATTGGTGAGAAGTTTTTGGTTTGCCCGGCCTGGTTAACGACACCCCCACTCCATGAGCGATTTTTAATTCTCCTCGATCCAGGCATGGCCTTTGGCACGGGCACTCACCAAACTACACAGCTTTGTCTGGAAGCTTTGGAAATGCAACTGGATGATACCTTTGAACCCCTGGGAGCTTTGACCTTAGCCGATGTTGGTTGTGGCAGTGGGATTCTCTCCGTCGCTGCTTTGTTACTGGGAGCAGAATTTGTCTATGCCCTGGACTTAGATCCCTTAGCGGTACAGGCCAGCCAGGAGAATTTTACCCTCAATCATCTCAAACCGGAGCAGTGGTCTGTTGCGGAGGGGAGCATTGAAACAATTCCTCAACCCGTTGATGGGCTGATCTGCAATATTTTGGCGGATGTGATTATCTCTCTAGTGCCGAAATTAAATGGAGTGACAAAGCCGGGGGCCTGGGGGATTTTTAGCGGCTTGCTGCTGTCCCAAGCTCCCGAGGTAACTACGGCCCTGGAGGGCATTGGCTGGACGGTTACTAGTGTTTGGCGGCGGGATGACTGGTGCTGCTTAAATGCCCTGCGCGCAATCGAAATGGGATAG
- a CDS encoding DUF6464 family protein — MTPADLPTELHLVNPRQVLGQVYLDWTPQPGSYLDHQGQTYTVLERRHRYQLRAGRYQLNKIALYVQTAPEDGERRFVNGAWVIGDSTCIFNAQSPILRCAVNPRGPCQDCPSYQAQL; from the coding sequence ATGACTCCGGCTGACCTCCCGACTGAACTCCATCTCGTCAATCCCCGGCAAGTCTTAGGGCAAGTGTATTTGGATTGGACTCCCCAGCCAGGGTCTTACTTGGATCATCAGGGGCAAACCTATACGGTCTTGGAACGGCGACATCGCTATCAACTCCGGGCTGGCCGCTATCAACTGAATAAAATTGCCCTTTATGTGCAGACAGCCCCTGAGGATGGAGAGCGGCGGTTCGTCAATGGGGCCTGGGTAATTGGGGATAGTACCTGTATTTTTAACGCCCAGTCACCAATCCTACGCTGTGCGGTCAACCCAAGGGGGCCTTGCCAAGACTGTCCCTCCTATCAAGCCCAACTCTAA
- a CDS encoding CsgG/HfaB family protein, with product MEISRTMGFGLLVTTTLALLQIDLPRVTGANLAINQTVAWSQPNPARRRIAVLDFEFASTGLTGAGLGSGDGSYGPSKGVSDLLTNKLVQSGNFIVVERSQIEKIIQEQNLGTAGRVDAATAAQIGRILGVDVVILGSITKFNVEQKQSGGFGGVGIAVSVNESKANAIVQLTARLVSTSTAEILAVAQGEGQTSKRENQVSVAGFGGGSNTNNIDSLLSGAAEIAVSQLVTEINSNAEKISLLPAVQPSLNAVIADVTGAQITLNRGGNDGYRPGMKLRIERVVKEVKDPTNGQVLRTITQPIGQMTLTEVDARSSLGIVNSGVGIKVGDVAKPISASP from the coding sequence ATGGAAATATCTAGAACAATGGGATTTGGCTTATTAGTGACCACGACTTTAGCACTACTCCAAATTGATTTGCCTAGGGTGACTGGTGCAAACTTAGCCATTAATCAGACCGTGGCCTGGTCGCAGCCCAACCCTGCTCGCAGACGGATTGCTGTTTTAGACTTTGAATTTGCCAGCACTGGTCTAACTGGGGCAGGATTAGGCAGTGGCGATGGTAGTTATGGCCCCTCTAAAGGCGTTAGTGACCTCTTGACCAATAAGCTGGTTCAAAGTGGCAATTTCATTGTTGTTGAACGTAGTCAAATCGAAAAGATTATTCAAGAACAAAATCTTGGGACTGCGGGGCGGGTGGATGCAGCAACAGCAGCCCAAATCGGTAGAATTCTTGGGGTTGATGTTGTTATTTTAGGTTCGATCACGAAGTTCAACGTCGAACAAAAACAATCCGGGGGCTTTGGGGGGGTTGGCATTGCGGTTTCGGTGAATGAATCTAAGGCCAATGCCATTGTCCAACTCACAGCCCGCTTAGTTAGCACCAGCACTGCCGAGATTTTAGCTGTAGCTCAAGGGGAGGGACAAACTTCCAAGCGGGAGAATCAAGTGTCTGTGGCTGGATTTGGGGGCGGGTCAAATACCAATAATATTGATTCTTTATTGAGTGGGGCAGCAGAGATAGCGGTGAGTCAGTTGGTGACAGAAATCAACAGTAATGCCGAGAAAATTAGCCTCCTGCCAGCCGTCCAACCCTCTCTGAATGCGGTCATTGCCGATGTGACGGGGGCGCAAATTACCCTCAACCGCGGTGGGAATGATGGCTATCGTCCAGGGATGAAACTGCGAATCGAGCGGGTTGTCAAAGAGGTCAAAGACCCCACCAATGGCCAAGTTTTACGAACCATTACGCAACCCATCGGACAAATGACCTTAACGGAGGTGGATGCTCGCTCATCCCTCGGGATTGTGAACTCTGGAGTCGGTATAAAAGTTGGTGATGTCGCCAAACCGATTTCGGCCTCGCCCTAG
- a CDS encoding GldG family protein — protein sequence MKRLSLPRQFNPQLLGVAALFLLIMGIAAGIVSGSWGLLPIILLGLAGGLLLAWLVMQARISPGFWGRRSTQTSANNLLSLIAVLALLGILNFLGVRYGTQFDLTENQQFTLALESQEVLKELKQPVNILVFESNPPSSQRLLLEQFQRQSQGNVSFQFIDPTEQPGLAKKFNIQQTGAVILESGNRSQPLEGELKEANLTPALVKVTGDQTTRAYFTQGHGELPLSGGNDSLSQAVDVLNKRNVQSEPLNLLTNPQVPADANVVIVAGPRQRFLAPEVTALENFLKGGGSVLLMLDPDVTTDLEPLLNAWGVKLDNRWVIDGSGVAQQVGLGPDTVVAFDYGTHPITQKFAQGPALFPKVQAVLVAPNPKDTVVNLVSSSPQTWAESNSQAESFSYDANQDQIGPLALGVAITRELAPQHQANGTKPEDARLIVFGDSGFASNSFFEQGINGDLFVNSILWLGERDDQPLSIRSKDATNRRLSLSVATNRWVILISILLLPLLGFGMAVGAWWQRR from the coding sequence TTGAAACGCTTGTCTTTACCCCGTCAGTTCAATCCACAACTTCTTGGTGTTGCGGCCCTCTTTCTCTTGATTATGGGCATTGCCGCCGGGATCGTCAGTGGCAGTTGGGGGTTACTGCCGATCATTCTCTTGGGTTTGGCGGGCGGACTGCTCCTGGCCTGGTTAGTGATGCAAGCCCGAATTTCCCCTGGATTCTGGGGACGGCGTTCGACCCAAACCAGTGCCAATAACCTTTTGTCTTTAATTGCTGTTCTGGCTCTTTTAGGGATCCTCAATTTTCTTGGGGTGCGCTACGGAACCCAATTTGATCTGACAGAAAACCAGCAGTTTACCCTGGCCTTAGAATCTCAGGAGGTTCTCAAAGAGCTAAAACAGCCAGTTAATATCCTCGTTTTTGAGAGCAATCCCCCCAGTAGCCAGCGTCTGCTTTTGGAGCAATTTCAACGCCAAAGCCAAGGGAATGTGAGTTTTCAATTCATTGATCCGACTGAGCAACCGGGGTTAGCCAAAAAATTTAATATTCAACAAACTGGGGCAGTCATTCTCGAGTCCGGGAATCGCAGCCAGCCCCTAGAAGGAGAACTAAAGGAAGCCAACCTCACCCCTGCCTTGGTTAAAGTGACTGGAGATCAAACCACCCGAGCCTACTTTACCCAGGGTCATGGCGAGTTACCCTTGTCTGGGGGCAATGACAGTCTCTCCCAGGCCGTGGATGTTTTAAACAAGCGCAATGTCCAAAGCGAACCCCTGAATTTATTGACAAATCCCCAAGTGCCAGCCGATGCCAATGTGGTGATTGTGGCTGGGCCGCGCCAACGTTTCCTGGCCCCAGAGGTTACTGCCTTAGAAAACTTTCTCAAAGGGGGGGGAAGTGTCCTGTTGATGTTGGATCCCGATGTGACGACTGACCTGGAACCGCTTCTCAATGCTTGGGGCGTAAAACTAGATAACCGCTGGGTCATTGATGGGTCTGGGGTGGCACAACAGGTGGGCCTGGGGCCAGATACGGTGGTGGCCTTTGACTACGGGACTCATCCCATTACCCAAAAATTTGCCCAAGGCCCCGCTCTTTTTCCCAAGGTACAGGCGGTCTTAGTGGCTCCCAATCCAAAAGATACGGTGGTAAATCTAGTTAGCAGTAGCCCGCAAACCTGGGCAGAATCAAATTCGCAGGCCGAGAGCTTTAGTTATGATGCCAACCAAGATCAAATCGGCCCCTTAGCCTTGGGGGTAGCCATTACTCGTGAACTCGCACCTCAACATCAAGCAAATGGAACCAAGCCCGAAGATGCCCGTTTGATTGTGTTTGGAGATTCTGGTTTTGCCAGCAATAGCTTCTTTGAACAGGGCATTAATGGCGATTTATTTGTCAATTCCATTCTTTGGTTAGGGGAACGGGATGATCAACCCCTGAGTATCCGGTCCAAAGATGCCACAAATCGCCGTCTATCCCTGAGTGTGGCTACGAATCGCTGGGTGATTTTGATTAGTATTTTATTGTTGCCGCTGTTGGGATTTGGGATGGCGGTCGGGGCCTGGTGGCAACGGCGGTGA
- a CDS encoding C40 family peptidase, translated as MVTWAELIGLPASQFYRITHPLNIYDSPALSSLATQAWAGRYLQLFNLPPEKTSYRTGHEILLWEDQYPGWLAGEDLAHLEPTPLLSPPKQLKRDEILQRIPAIIEFCHMAKTRCHTYLWGGTLGPSYDCSGLIQASFAAMGIWLPRDAYQQEGFVAPIPNPGVNPDDLVPYLESGDLVFFGTPSKATHVGLYLGGGEYLHSSGKDQGRNGIGMDSLLGQDHPNPDPISQAYYQQFRGAGRVMTSFSPNL; from the coding sequence ATGGTGACTTGGGCCGAACTGATCGGTTTACCCGCTTCCCAGTTCTATCGGATTACCCACCCCTTAAATATCTATGATTCGCCGGCCTTAAGCTCCTTGGCAACCCAGGCCTGGGCAGGGCGTTATTTACAACTTTTCAATCTGCCACCCGAAAAAACCAGTTACCGGACAGGCCATGAAATTCTACTCTGGGAAGATCAGTATCCAGGTTGGCTGGCCGGGGAAGATTTAGCCCATTTAGAGCCGACCCCCCTATTATCCCCCCCGAAACAACTTAAACGGGACGAGATTCTCCAGAGAATTCCGGCAATTATCGAGTTCTGTCACATGGCCAAAACCCGCTGTCATACCTATCTTTGGGGCGGAACCTTGGGGCCAAGTTATGATTGCTCCGGCTTAATCCAGGCCAGTTTTGCGGCGATGGGAATTTGGTTGCCTCGTGATGCCTATCAACAGGAGGGATTTGTAGCCCCAATTCCTAATCCTGGTGTAAATCCCGATGATTTAGTCCCTTATTTAGAATCGGGGGATCTGGTCTTCTTTGGCACACCGAGTAAAGCCACCCATGTCGGGTTATATCTTGGCGGCGGTGAATATCTCCACAGTTCCGGCAAAGATCAAGGTCGCAATGGAATTGGCATGGATTCGCTACTGGGTCAAGATCACCCCAACCCTGATCCGATTTCCCAGGCCTACTATCAGCAATTTCGCGGGGCAGGCCGAGTCATGACTAGTTTTAGTCCAAATCTTTAG
- a CDS encoding TIGR00725 family protein gives MAQTLIAVVGAGVAEAEGMAQAEVVGQLIASQGWVLICGGLGGVMAAACRGGKLAGGQTIGILPGPDPNAANPWVDIAIATGLGEARNTIIAQAAAGLIAVGGEFGTLSEIAFALKLGKPVIGLGTWQLYRQNKLDRTIQVAQDAEMAVALLKALV, from the coding sequence ATGGCTCAAACCCTAATTGCAGTAGTCGGGGCAGGTGTTGCGGAAGCGGAGGGAATGGCCCAGGCCGAGGTAGTGGGTCAATTAATCGCAAGTCAGGGATGGGTCTTAATCTGTGGGGGCCTGGGAGGCGTGATGGCGGCGGCCTGTCGGGGGGGTAAACTTGCTGGGGGCCAAACTATCGGAATTTTGCCGGGGCCAGATCCCAACGCGGCCAATCCTTGGGTAGATATTGCCATTGCCACGGGGCTAGGAGAAGCTCGCAACACTATCATTGCCCAGGCCGCTGCGGGACTCATCGCCGTTGGGGGGGAATTTGGCACCCTCTCAGAAATTGCTTTTGCCTTAAAGTTAGGAAAACCCGTCATTGGCCTGGGGACGTGGCAGCTTTATCGTCAAAACAAACTGGATCGGACAATTCAAGTGGCTCAAGATGCAGAGATGGCTGTAGCTCTCCTAAAAGCTTTAGTCTAA